GCAGCCCAGAACTCACGAAATTATGGAACTTATGTCCCAATAATCTTGAAGCATGTAAATCTAAAGAAAGAGACTTCCTTCCATCTTTAGAGACATATTTTGAAGAAGCTATTATGCAATTAGATCCTAATGCAATGGTAGAAGATGAATACAagtaaatcttttattttatatatttctgtgttgttattatattatatttaattatattatttttgtttatttgtcACAGAAAAGTAAACGATGGGAATTTTGGTTGGCGAGCATTGAGATTACTAGCTAGACGTAGTCCTCATTTTTTTGTCCATGGGAATTATCCTATTAATAAATTACCTGAATATCTCGAAacaatgattaaaaaaatcgCTAAAGATCGGCCAGTGAGTGTAACACCTTTGTTTCATTAATCTGTGTTAGATCTTCAAAGCGAATTTACCGTGTAGATTTAAAAGTGAATTGTTTTTGACTTGAAGCAGACACAGTCggatataaaattagaaacagAGGAGACTCCACCGCCAGAAGCGAACGATCAAGAATTTAACGAAGATGTTCTCAAGCAAGAGAGTGAACAAGTTGAAGCCGAAAATACGGATACGAAAGGACGAAAATTAACGAAAGTGACACCTGACATGGTGGCGAAATTATCAGAAATTCTGAAAAACGATTGGAAAAAGTTAGCAACCAAGTTTGGTTACACGAGTGAAGAGgtagaaacaaattttataacgtagaagCTTAAAAAATCACAGCTCACTAACTAcaatctatatctttttctagATTACATTTTTTCAAGGGAAACCAACGCCGTACGAgcaatgtaaaaatatgttgGAAATTTGGGCGGAAGAAGATGTAGATGCATCGATGGAAAATTTAGCATATATTTTAGAAGGTTTAAAATTCACGGAAGCGCTAGCTGTTTTAAAATCCTAATTACCTCGTGAAAGAGATaatcttaaaaaatgtatgataCTACATGAATTaaacttttacaatttttgcaACGATGTGTTTTCTATAAATCTTAATCTCaatagtaaattatatatcttatattcCAACAACAATAGTCAGTATTaattatctttaattaatactaaactaaactaaagcattaattaaaaaatacataaatattgtacTTACTTTTATGGTATCATTGTTTCAGCAACTATTAACAACATTTAGATAGACATTGTTTGACAAAATGGGACGAAGTAAATAGATAGTCTTCAAAACAGCTTCACATAGTGAAATAGTTATGTTTCTAcatacattaaaatttaaatattctatattaaattaaataaattacacatgtttcaataataaatcatCTCTCCAATTTGAACAAAGCGCGAATATTAGATTAATCGATTTTCGAGTATCGTAACATTACATGATATCGATAGATCGAATTTGATTCAAGAATCCGTTAGATGCACTTTCCGTTCTTTATTTAGAAAGACAATAATAAAGtgtacaaataatacaaaatttcgaACTAAAACGGTCGTCGGTGCAAACTATATCGAAGGATAGTTGGTTTTACATCGGTACGTCAAGACCTACATTACGGCATCgggaaaattttcattatttgttatttttctggAGTAAAATCGATTCGCCAACAAGCATGCTGACAACCTAAAGGTATAGACCGACGTTCTCTCTACTTAATCGTAATAAATTAGTTTAACGTTAGTAATATATCGTATCTTCGAATTATAGACACTGACTTAGACTCGATTTATGCTCGATGTAAAAGCAGAGGCCAATGACGATTAAGACAGCGACAGTTCGCGGAATGGTGTATACAACGTGTTTCTTTTCCAACGAGAACTATACgtaagttataaaatattgctaCATATACGCCGAAATAGTTTTAGAAGCATATTCCACAACTGTTCGCGATTGTTAAtccaatttctaaataatccTTTCATCGCATATACATACTGTTACATTTATGGGCCTGTAGCACCGTAAGTATATGTACTTACATCCTTACTGTACAATCATGCAATTTACTATCGCACCAAACGCGTCTGCCGCGAATTGTACACAGAGCATAAATCTGGATTCCGGATGCAAGAAACTCAATCATCTTATACGGaatcctttatttatttgtttgtttttttttttttttttttaatcgattcgtTTCTTATATCTAACATACACACTCATATGTATTGGCTAAAGTGTAAATGTAATTCGATTGCGGATATGAATTCCGGCAGTTTTATTAGGTCGTAGGGCAGTTGTTAGTTTAcgttctgtttttttttctgcaattttttttttttcgtttttattctttttgtttcgttcTTTAATCCCTTAAACAGTAAATTATGACTCGAATGATGAACATCTTTAACCACGCTTCAAAGAATCTCCTCTCGTGGCAGTGTTCTAAGTACTGGACGTTTATCGTGACGTAGGGAACTTCTAATAGCGTCGAGTTGGTTGACGCGCGCCGAAGAAACCGGTGATGTCGCGTttttccgacgctcgataacGATGACGGATTAAGAGTACAGGCGAGTAATCGATATGAAACACTGATGAACGATGTCTAGACGATCAGTCTTATTTCTTAAAGAGAGAACGGAAACTCGGTATAAAGCGTTGGCTAATGACTCGCGATTAGGGTTATAACCTTTCGAATTACAGATAGATTTCACGCTGATTAGAAACGAGATGATTACTCTGTTTTTATTGTGTATTCGTCGTATTCTTCtgtttgaacattttttttttttttttttttttgttatgttttcttctcttttctttttctattgcttTTCATTATATAGTTCATCAAACAAGAACGATACGCGGTTGACTCATCTCGGTTTCTATTTATACAACGATGTTGTTGCTGTGTATTTTACGTATGTTaaaagacagagagaaaaatgGGATAGAAGAGATGGGAATGGGAACGGTAGAAGGGTTAGTTTTCCATCAGAGAATCCAAGTACTCCTTATAATCGTTCTCCGACATTTCGTCCTCATCCTCCGAAACTTCGACGCTTCTCCTCCTTCTTGTGGTCTCGCTGGTTACTTCTATACAGAGCAACGCGAACTTGTTGTCGCAGGAATAACGAACTTGCTCCAAGAGGCGTCCCCCAGTTAACGGTGATCCTAATCCGTAACGATCCGAACTACTTGAATGCCAAGCGTCGCAATACGTGTCCATTGCCCGGTCTCCTAATTTGTGCGATCCGTGCCATGCCACCTTTTCTGGCCTAAAATATCAGACGATGATAAGTTTGGCTCTATCTTAGCTCTagtctttaatttaatttaatttcatttatatttcaattttttttttttttttttttttttgtacaaaatatacattgtactAGATAATTCTTACAAGTGTATCTATAATTATatcgaaacaaaagaaatatatttaattaaatcatgaAGTTGTAGTAGATCTCGCGAAAAAGGTTTTTATAGAACATTCCATAGAACATTGATTCCGCCGCGTTGTAAGTTTAGCCAGAGCTGACTACCAGAATGTATTATTGTTTGAAAAGTCGACGAATCTATCAAAAAGTCATGCCTCATTTTGCGTTTTTATAATTACGTATACATATGGATTACCAAAAATGTAaatctttatattattataggaCAAAAGGATAAATAAACGAGATAGTTACCATGCAAAGTCGGTGAGGATATTTTTGCCATTGAAACTGTAAATCCTTGGATTTTGCGAGAAGTAGGCCCCGTTTCCGTTGAACATCTCTTTCCACGAGTTGAAAAGTACATCGCCCTAGGGGATAGAAAACAAATGTTTCGTAACATGCGCGACGCGCTTATGGAAAATTGCTTGGAAACTTGGCTGGAATACTTTCACAAATAAATCGTTCAGAATGTATATATTGCGAGTCACCTTTATGTTAACTATAGGAAGATCACGGTCCCCAAGTCTCACGATGCTGTCAACATTTTGAACTCTGGAGCTGAGGAATGCTCGGAACGTACCCCTCAAACCAGCTCGCTTCGCTTGTCGATAACAAGCGTAGTCAGCTCCACGTACACCGTGCATGTCTCCCGTAAATGGCTCGTTCAAAGCAGCCATTCGTAACTGGAAATTGTGATATCGATGTGACGTTCTTGTATGAATTGGAGTTTATTGCTAgcaatggaaaatatttaggCAAGCGGAGATTGGACGCagaaagaattgaaaataactaagaattgaaattagtaaataaaaatagaagtgaaattattatttatttatatcttagcACAGATAATagactttcatcgtttcttaaaatataaaaacacctACTGTTTTTTGGACAGcttcaaatattgaaataaatgatactTCAAAGTAGTATAGTATACGTCCAAGAAAGGTTTTGGTATATATTTTGCcaatatatagaattttgcTAAGCAGAGAATCgtttttctgaaaattatagttttcgtgtataataatatatatatattgtcatTCCAGTTCCCAGGCAGTCATAGAATGGACTTGATTTATGAAAAGCCCTATAATCACTCATCCCTCCACGTTACAATCGTACTGCACTCTGTAAATTATAGTTTCAGTAGATACAGTTCTCTTAGGTCCAGCTTCCAAATAGATACTTGAATTCCTACGCGTATTAAGTAGATTTCTAGATCTTAGGCACGTTAGTGCGTATAATTGACGAAGAGATAAACCTTTCTCTAAATTTTCGATATAGTTTGCCGTCAATCTTCCTCGTAATATACTAAAAGATTCGAGTGCAAAAAGAATTAAGAATGATTCGTTCGATAGGTAATGAaaattcgtttctcttcttcaTACTTAACGAAAATGAAATGGAACGAAGCGTTCTTgcgaaaatgataaaaaactGAAAGAGGGAACGTATAAGAGGACGATAACGTCGAAAGATTAATCATGCCAATATCTTACCATCCGTGGATACCACTTTGGAAGCAGGAAGAAAATTCAATTGTAATTAAGTAATGCATTAGTCCACCTCTTATCGATAACGTTTTACACTCAACAGGATTAAGATAGTAACTCACCCCTGTTCCGTCTGCTTTTACGGGTATCTGGTTGATCAGGTTGGAAGCTTCGAAGGGTGGATTCACCGGAGGCGGTGACGTGGTTGGTGGTGCTGGTGTAGTTATTGGTAGAAGCGAACCCAACTACAGAACACAGCATAAATATCTTGAATTAAATCGAAGCTATATAGTTTGCTAAATAGGTAAGATTAAAGATTTAGACTCTTAGCTgatatacaataattaatgaattttcttctgtgaattgttagaatttacatgaatgaattatatattagtCGACTTTTGAGTAAATATTACAAGAAGAatgtaaaaatagaataaataggaaaatttttatactaacTGCGATGTATTGCCAGCCATTGTTCACTCTAACGAGCAGAGCTTGTTCGTCAATAATATAAGCTAATGTTCCAACTGGGCTCACGGCAGACATCTAAGTATGTAGTAGTTAGAAGCattaaaagttataataatCAGAGTATTTACACGTATATTGTTCAAAACTATGTTTTGACGATATTGAAAGATTTACTTTGGTCATAGCTTCGGTATTTTGGAAAGTCACAGCTCCTGGTACGATCTTCGTGGTACTTTCTAAGGGACCTCTAGTTGCGGTGGTTGCAGCACCTTATAAAAGTTTTATAGGTAATTAGGATGTGTTTTTAAAGATGCGTTAAACTTTACTACGCAATTCTTCTAATTTAGAATACACCAAGAAAATTAATGTTCTTTTAGAAACGtcgttttacgatattttacatttagtGCGTTACCTAAATGTTCTTTAAGTTCCTTCAGTTGCTTTAGTTCTCGCAGAGCCTTCAATTCGTCTAGACTAGTTCTAGGTCCTTGCAGCGTGCCAAAGAACATATTGTgtttaaaatcttttatattctttggaactgcaaatttaatattttttcatatattttcaatatctttcTTATATTTGTTAATCTGAGTAAAATATACAGGGACGCCAGAAGCTTAGAATCACTTAGAATGTGTTCTACAAAATtcaagaatttaaagaaaagtcAGCTTGGAATTTCGATACTTCAAGCAATTCTCTTGTGAAAAATCTACCGAAACGagggaaatttttattgatatttgcAGCTTTAAATTCGACTTAGCGATAAAATTAACGGAAGATTCGATATAGAAACAATCGAGGAAGTAcataattcgaaatatttgatcGATGACATACTTTAAAGTAGAGGTGGTCAACTATTTTTTACATATGATGtttaaattatgttatttaCGATCAATGAATCTTTCTTACCCTGTCTAACGCCGTAATAGTCTCTTTCGCCAAAGATGTGACTTCTACCAATTCCTGGTTCTCCTTTCTGTCCAATCAAAGATAGTCCAGGTGGTCCTGGCGGTCCAGGAGGCCCCGGGGGACCCGGAACTGGAATATAGTTTCCTTGAGACGGTGGTCCAGGTGGTCCGGGTGGCCCTGGAGGTCCTCTTTGACCGTCTCTTCCAGGTTGTCCAGGAATTCCAGGGAAACCATCGTCTCCCTTATCGCCTTTGATCTGTACGTCATTTAGACAGACAGATATGAAATTGATTTACACGAATATTATACGAATTATGATTATATACTAAGAATCGAGGTGACCGTACGCATTAACATTGAAAATAAACTTCTGAATGATACGATttttatagcgtatattacacaaaattatttatatgcaGTGGATACGTGCATTTACTGGTTGAGAAGCTAATGTATAATATCACGATTCTCTGATTTAAGTTCTAATTATGTTATTCGTATATGCAAACTAATTTCTGCAAAGCAATGTTTAGATATATAATCCCGGAGAGAAGATACTTGAGCCAGTTTCGCTAAGTGGATGTCGGAATAAATCACAGGACGTGCCTTGGTGGGTGTGAGGCCGTTCGAAAGCGCAATAAAAGCAGCGAATTTGCCTTACGTTGGCCCGGCTTTTAAACCAAAGTGTAGTGAATTAAAGCCTGCCACGCGCATTCGTTTCGTGTTCGTCGCTTGTCAACTGCGACGACGAAATTTCGACGAATTTCTGTTTGGGACGCCGAATAAATCGAGTCGCGGCTTCGCTAGCCGACAAAGATGAAAAAGAACAAGCAGAGTAGATGTGAGAGGGATACTAGGAGgggaaaaaaaatagaataaaaagagaaggaacgGGGCGTCAAGCGCACACTTGCATTAATTTCCGTCACTCTACACGTTCTATGGCTCGTTCAATGAGACTTGCGAGTGTACACGGTGATCTACGAGCACTGTTACTAGTTTCGCGAGCTTCACGAAGTGGTCGTTCCGACTAAAAAATGTTCGAGACTGCTCGTTCGTGGCACAACTCGTACGAGGGTTTCATGTCGTAACAGTGATTAAACAGCTCTGGaaagaatcgaatcgaatcggacaaaaaagagaaaaaaaaaaaaaatattttagacgaGGAGGAAGTTTGTAGGAAGTAATGGGTTTTCATTGTAtagctttattttctttcatgtTATATCTTTCCCGTTATACTCGTCGTGTAAGTTTGaggataatattttcaatgttcTGTCTTTTTAAGTTCTGGAGTGTACACAAAAGTGTACTTTAATTGCTAGTAACTATAAATTTTGTGTTCCcgtgacattttttttttttttttagccaAAATGACTTCTCTTTGACAATTTCGAAAACTTTATGGCGAGAGTTATAAATCACCGTGTGTATATCTCCACTTCGACCTTTCCCTCGCTACGAGACAGGATAAAAAATGCATCCATTATCTTTATTTGTTCCGCGCTGCAAGCTCTTTAACACTTTGTGTTTACCTACCGATTTTTCCCTCGCATCAACTTAGCCAGAATAATTCTCAAAGCGCGAAAGATGACATTAGCCACTCTGCCgaatttattggaaaaattttccaatattttctcATCTGTTATGTAGATTTTCTCAAtgcatagaatttttattaaacgtaaGATAGGAAGGAATaacatacatatttcaaaatacaaataatattttctgcgGCGTATTATGTTTCCCCTAATTCGCCTAATTTCTCTGTAACACGGATCCCATTGATTTCAGAGGGAATTGCTTACGGGTATTTCGATTTTAATGAGAATCGGTGAATCGTACTTACGCCGACAGAGACTCCGTAAGGGCTCGGTGTACCGGGTTCTCCTTTTTCTCCCTTGGGCCCCACTGGTCCAACAGGTCCAGGAAGTCCGGGAGTTCCAGGACGACCCTGTTAGAAGTAGTTACCGATACATAGCGTTCATGTTCTACCTTCCTGTTCATGAATATTCTATGTTCATTAAACCTTTAATTAATCTCGCGTGCAGTTCAATCTAGCATACACTTTGGTCGATTGGTgtgatttctaattttatgacCGGATTATTACGCAGTTAACAGAGGTAAATTAGTCTATTAACGCCATTCAAAGTAATTAATCAACAACGAAATTATGATCGAAAGCCGACACAGTTAAAATTAAGGTATAAATTGTTCTTATCTTATCTATTAGAATTATGTAAGTTCTTTGTAATACTCACTTTCATGGAGTTCTGTGCATTGGAACATAGCATTGAAAAAAGTATATTCTCATTTTAgactttacatttttatatgtaagTGGTTAATTATAATCGTAATTGTTTCCAGTAGCAGGGAGTATTTGTTAATTGTcatgtaattttgttaaagtACGAGCAATTAGAAAAATCCTTTCACAGTATGTAAAAATGAGTTTGGCTTAAGTGTTATCTTATATATTGTACTACTGAGAATATGTtgcattatattaattttccttgGAATTTCTACcaactaaaattattaaattctttagcTCTTATTAGCTTAAAACAGTAACCGATAATTTAAACTTCGATTATGTATGCAGAGAACTCAGCACGACGCGAGAGCGTGTCTGACAAGGCCTGCAGATCCGTTGACTTATACTTGTCTATTACTAGGTTAAGGTAGTCGGTCGTCAATTAATCCAATGTCTTGAAACTCAGAACTCTACGGCCTCAGAGTTGTAGAATCCGTCAAAAGCCGTTGCCGTGTCGTGGAATTTAGAACTCTATCCAGCCTGCCGGCTATGTTTCCAATGTTCAGCTTGCCGATTATTATCGATCTTCGCTTACACAAATGGCGATACGTGTAAGTTTTCGTAATATCAGATCAGGatttacgtttctttttattcatattttgatTAAATGTAGTATATAATCGAGAGCCcttaatgtattttaatgtatattcaaaatacatttattaagTTCAAGTTTGGACAAGTTTAAATCATTCGATGAATCTACGCGAAGCTTGTAGGatcgttatacatatataatgtaCAATCTGTGAAAGGTATACTCCAAAGATTCATTCCTAGTtatctattttctattacaatcCTTTATCGTAAGTAAACGACTATAAACGATTATTTCTCCCATATACTgacaacaaaattaaaaatttgactCGGAGCAAGAAACAAACACAGCTTTTCATAACACTGCATACAAGATTAAATAATACGTAGCCATTCATGCAAATAGCGATAAGAAAATTACGTtacgaaattctattttactaATGGCGAGGAAATCAAACGGAAATCGAGGGTTTGAtcgataaaaacgaaaaagaaaagaagataagAAGTATAGAAGGAGTTTTCTCGTACCGCCCATCCAGGTAACCCAATTTCTCCCATCGCTCCCGTCTTCCCAGGTGGGCCGACCGGTCCTGGTGGTCCAGGACGCCCTCTTCTACCTCTCTTGCCTTCTGCTCCTTTTTCACCTTTGATGGTGATGTAGTCTCCAGAGCTCGCTATAGCTGTAGCTCCTGGCGGACCTCTCTCACCTTTTTCGCCCTTTGCACCGACGACTCCCGGTGCTCCGGGAACTCCGTCCTTCCCTGGCTCGCCTTTGTTGCCTTGCGGTCCTTGGATACCATTCACACCAGGAATTCCGGCTGGTCCAGAATCACCTTTGTCTCCCTTCTCGCCTTTGGTGCCCTTATCTCCTTTGTATCCTCGTCCACCACTCTCGCCCTTATCGCCCTTTTCCCTTAACACTAATTAATTCGTGACTTTCAGGCAGATAATTTTTCATGTAACATTAATTAATCTAAACGTAAAGATATCGTATCGCTTCCGGAAATTGGAATCGGCACCGTTCGTCATCTTTTCTTCTAAGAATATATCAATCAACGTAAGCGTTCGATGACAACTGATCGAATCTTCGATTTGTGCTTTTACATTTCCTTTCATAtttgatttcattttttaaataggatGACCAGACCCgtcgattatttaatttcatttgataAAAACCACAAAATGAGCATATTCTTACTCGCTTCTCCAACGTTTACTCCACCAGAGCCGCTCAATCCAGGCAATCCCGGCGGTCCAGGTGCACCTGCAGGGCCTGGTTTCCCTTCTGGTCCTGTGTCTCCTTTGTCACCTTTCTCTGCTGGTCTTCCATTCTCACCTGGCGCGCCAGGAAGCCCCGGTGCTCCCGGAGCACCGGGTTCACCCTTGAAACCTTGAATTCCTCGTGGACCTTCTTTTCCATGATCGCCTTTTGCACCCTTGTGCCCTGGTTCGCCTTTGTATCCTTTGGCACCGGCGATTCCTGTCTCTCCTTTCGGTCCTGGGCTTCCTGGAAGTCCGGCTTCGCCTTTCTGTCCTGGCAGTCCTG
This DNA window, taken from Bombus fervidus isolate BK054 chromosome 14, iyBomFerv1, whole genome shotgun sequence, encodes the following:
- the Mp gene encoding collagen XV/XVIII-type protein multiplexin isoform X5 — encoded protein: MRPRLQWLIFVLFCVTRVNADFFNEKKELEYDLLQASVALTDDNNLYIDDGLDGFPSFGFRPGSEVKQPYRLYLPEKLPAEFTLVATFKPTSFRTSYLFAVLNPFETVVQLGIRISDGPGTNQNVSLVYTNSDLHSHSEEVAKFTVPKLTKKWSKIVIRVSTTDVTLYLNCHEMAKQRVTRIPLELMFDTASTLYIAQAGPHIQEKYDGLLQSLKLYSGHPADLVKCTADFNIGRDDDEDRSEESNPPPFITPPPPNPDYKGPKGEKGDKGDKGESVRGPPGPPGPPGQDEGPPGKKGEPGTCTCNATALMASFTMPKMIQGPKGEQGVPGQEGKQGQMGLTGAAGPPGERGLEGPQGPKGDKGDVGIAGPEGPQGQKGEPGRDGIPGEKGAQGPPGPPGKGEFSGYDPSWKPRGIYRTEGITMRPGLPGQKGEAGLPGSPGPKGETGIAGAKGYKGEPGHKGAKGDHGKEGPRGIQGFKGEPGAPGAPGLPGAPGENGRPAEKGDKGDTGPEGKPGPAGAPGPPGLPGLSGSGGVNVGEAMLREKGDKGESGGRGYKGDKGTKGEKGDKGDSGPAGIPGVNGIQGPQGNKGEPGKDGVPGAPGVVGAKGEKGERGPPGATAIASSGDYITIKGEKGAEGKRGRRGRPGPPGPVGPPGKTGAMGEIGLPGWAGRPGTPGLPGPVGPVGPKGEKGEPGTPSPYGVSVGIKGDKGDDGFPGIPGQPGRDGQRGPPGPPGPPGPPSQGNYIPVPGPPGPPGPPGPPGLSLIGQKGEPGIGRSHIFGERDYYGVRQVPKNIKDFKHNMFFGTLQGPRTSLDELKALRELKQLKELKEHLGAATTATRGPLESTTKIVPGAVTFQNTEAMTKMSAVSPVGTLAYIIDEQALLVRVNNGWQYIALGSLLPITTPAPPTTSPPPVNPPFEASNLINQIPVKADGTGWYPRMLRMAALNEPFTGDMHGVRGADYACYRQAKRAGLRGTFRAFLSSRVQNVDSIVRLGDRDLPIVNIKGDVLFNSWKEMFNGNGAYFSQNPRIYSFNGKNILTDFAWPEKVAWHGSHKLGDRAMDTYCDAWHSSSSDRYGLGSPLTGGRLLEQVRYSCDNKFALLCIEVTSETTRRRRSVEVSEDEDEMSENDYKEYLDSLMEN
- the Mp gene encoding collagen XV/XVIII-type protein multiplexin isoform X8 — encoded protein: MAMVISPRSKIVTLSLLIGIITLVALIITGVIGIWHKSEKPTKPGTKMVSSKLQQITGYTATKHFDPDEDLGSGDINNDLIDGLEDVDTNVPDIGRDDDEDRSEESNPPPFITPPPPNPDYKGPKGEKGDKGDKGESVRGPPGPPGPPGQDEGPPGKKGEPGTCTCNATALMASFTMPKMIQGPKGEQGVPGQEGKQGQMGLTGAAGPPGERGLEGPQGPKGDKGDVGIAGPEGPQGQKGEPGRDGIPGEKGAQGPPGPPGKGEFSGYDPSWKPRGIYRTEGITMRPGLPGQKGEAGLPGSPGPKGETGIAGAKGYKGEPGHKGAKGDHGKEGPRGIQGFKGEPGAPGAPGLPGAPGENGRPAEKGDKGDTGPEGKPGPAGAPGPPGLPGLSGSGGVNVGEAMLREKGDKGESGGRGYKGDKGTKGEKGDKGDSGPAGIPGVNGIQGPQGNKGEPGKDGVPGAPGVVGAKGEKGERGPPGATAIASSGDYITIKGEKGAEGKRGRRGRPGPPGPVGPPGKTGAMGEIGLPGWAGRPGTPGLPGPVGPVGPKGEKGEPGTPSPYGVSVGIKGDKGDDGFPGIPGQPGRDGQRGPPGPPGPPGPPSQGNYIPVPGPPGPPGPPGPPGLSLIGQKGEPGIGRSHIFGERDYYGVRQVPKNIKDFKHNMFFGTLQGPRTSLDELKALRELKQLKELKEHLGAATTATRGPLESTTKIVPGAVTFQNTEAMTKMSAVSPVGTLAYIIDEQALLVRVNNGWQYIALGSLLPITTPAPPTTSPPPVNPPFEASNLINQIPVKADGTGWYPRMLRMAALNEPFTGDMHGVRGADYACYRQAKRAGLRGTFRAFLSSRVQNVDSIVRLGDRDLPIVNIKGDVLFNSWKEMFNGNGAYFSQNPRIYSFNGKNILTDFAWPEKVAWHGSHKLGDRAMDTYCDAWHSSSSDRYGLGSPLTGGRLLEQVRYSCDNKFALLCIEVTSETTRRRRSVEVSEDEDEMSENDYKEYLDSLMEN
- the Mp gene encoding collagen XV/XVIII-type protein multiplexin isoform X7, translating into MRPRLQWLIFVLFCVTRVNADFFNEKKELEYDLLQASVALTDDNNLYIDDGLDGFPSFGFRPGSEVKQPYRLYLPEKLPAEFTLVATFKPTSFRTSYLFAVLNPFETVVQLGIRISDGPGTNQNVSLVYTNSDLHSHSEEVAKFTVPKLTKKWSKIVIRVSTTDVTLYLNCHEMAKQRVTRIPLELMFDTASTLYIAQAGPHIQEKYDGLLQSLKLYSGHPADLVKCTADFNFDPDEDLGSGDINNDLIDGLEDVDTNVPDIGRDDDEDRSEESNPPPFITPPPPNPDYKGPKGEKGDKGDKGESVRGPPGPPGPPGQDEGPPGKKGEPGTCTCNATALMASFTMPKMIQGPKGEQGVPGQEGKQGQMGLTGAAGPPGERGLEGPQGPKGDKGDVGIAGPEGPQGQKGEPGRDGIPGEKGAQGPPGPPGKGEFSGYDPSWKPRGIYRTEGITMRPGLPGQKGEAGLPGSPGPKGETGIAGAKGYKGEPGHKGAKGDHGKEGPRGIQGFKGEPGAPGAPGLPGAPGENGRPAEKGDKGDTGPEGKPGPAGAPGPPGLPGLSGSGGVNVGEAMLREKGDKGESGGRGYKGDKGTKGEKGDKGDSGPAGIPGVNGIQGPQGNKGEPGKDGVPGAPGVVGAKGEKGERGPPGATAIASSGDYITIKGEKGAEGKRGRRGRPGPPGPVGPPGKTGAMGEIGLPGWAGRPGTPGLPGPVGPVGPKGEKGEPGTPSPYGVSVGIKGDKGDDGFPGIPGQPGRDGQRGPPGPPGPPGPPSQGNYIPVPGPPGPPGPPGPPGLSLIGQKGEPGIGRSHIFGERDYYGVRQGAATTATRGPLESTTKIVPGAVTFQNTEAMTKMSAVSPVGTLAYIIDEQALLVRVNNGWQYIALGSLLPITTPAPPTTSPPPVNPPFEASNLINQIPVKADGTGLRMAALNEPFTGDMHGVRGADYACYRQAKRAGLRGTFRAFLSSRVQNVDSIVRLGDRDLPIVNIKGDVLFNSWKEMFNGNGAYFSQNPRIYSFNGKNILTDFAWPEKVAWHGSHKLGDRAMDTYCDAWHSSSSDRYGLGSPLTGGRLLEQVRYSCDNKFALLCIEVTSETTRRRRSVEVSEDEDEMSENDYKEYLDSLMEN